Within Oreochromis aureus strain Israel breed Guangdong linkage group 19, ZZ_aureus, whole genome shotgun sequence, the genomic segment AAACGTCTAATTATTAATTTACCTGCTGACTGCAAAACAGCCACCACACTTCCAGCTGCCACTCCTCCTCCATTAGCAACTGCAGCAGACGACATCATGCCTGCAGCGTAGGAGCCTGCAGCTATTCCTGCTGAGGTGAAACCAGCAGCTCCCAGAAGAGCAGGAGCGGCGACTACAGCACCTACTGCAGGAAGACAAGACATGGATCAGACATAGATCGGGCTTTGATTCAAATgagttaaaattaaataaactgcTTACCTGCTCTTGCAGCACTGCACACAGCTGTCACTATAACACAACATAAGAACAGACATTAaaatccatctttttttttctttctcaaagaCGATCCATGCACATAAACTCAAATGACTCACCGGGGTCCATGTCTTTATCTGCTCTGCGTCTGCTCTGAAATGGGCTGATTTTTATAGCAAGCAAGGTTTCATTTCCTCGGAGacaaaactttattttcacTGCTGAACAACAGAGGGCGACAGAGAGCAACACAGAGTGGAGAGTGATTTCTCTttactttttgtgtttcttatttCTGCTTATATTGATAAATGGGGTGGTGTTAGTAGGTTTACGAAGGGATCAcatgtataaaataaagaaaccaGTGTGTTTGTGACCGTAGCTTCTGAAAGAAATGTTCTTTatatcataaaataaaataaatatatgttgATTTCGTTCATGAAAGAATTGCATTAGATTAAATGCCATTACGTCATTCATAACAGTTTAAATgtcggaaatcagtttttggcagaccaTCAATTTATAACCAGATGGAAAGATATCACGTATTTGTCAGCAGATAATAAtgcagtgaaaaaataaaatccaaataaTTTATGCTTACAGGTAGAATTTGTATCATGTGCGACACTCAGTGTGTCCAACTTTGTGTTTTCACTTCAAGCTTTGGTGATCGCTTTATTTTTATAGCAAATATAGTAAGTATGTCAGCCTTAGGACTCAGttacataaaaataatgatacatgtcttatttttttaagataacacatacataaataaataataacatataAACATAACAATACAAATAACcacaactttaaaatgtttttcattattttattaggGCTTTATTTAAAGTTGCACAATTTGACCGTGTTCATGTGTTTTGtaataaaacaccacagcatTACCAGCACTCaaatttcagccaagctttgCTGAAGCATGACGCTGATAGTATTGCAACTGTTTCCAATTGGCAGCAGTAAATATAtcatttattactattattattttttctttctgattATCATAATTCCTGGTC encodes:
- the LOC116322285 gene encoding interferon alpha-inducible protein 27-like protein 2A, translating into MDPVTAVCSAARAVGAVVAAPALLGAAGFTSAGIAAGSYAAGMMSSAAVANGGGVAAGSVVAVLQSAGAAGLSATVGAAVAGAGAAVGWLASFIS